A region of Vicinamibacteria bacterium DNA encodes the following proteins:
- a CDS encoding glycogen/starch/alpha-glucan phosphorylase has product MSRKKSEKRKAASGEGENVRTGLGADAITESLIDNLHYLQAQVPALASRNEWYMALAASVRDRLLDGYIQMVEAIGGGHPSTKVVAYLSAEFLTGPHLGNSLVNLGIREATEEAVSRVGQNLEELLEQEEEPGLGNGGLGRLAACFMDSLATLDVPAIGYGIRYEFGIFDQAIRDGWQVELTDKWLRFGNPWEIVRPGIAYDVKFGGRTESYQDEQGRHRVRWVPEKVVRGVAYDTPVPGYRTSTTNLLRLWKAEAIESFDFDAFNVGDYYRAVDEKVLSETISKVLYPNDEPEVGKHLRLAQQYFFVSCSLQDMVHIHRLRGKDLRELPLYWAAQLNDTHPSIAVAELMRLLVDEHSMDWGEAWTITQETCGYTNHTLLSEALERWPVAMFRKFLPRHLEIIYEINRRFLDDVRRSHPGDDALLARLSLIDESGEKYVRMAHLASVGSHAINGVAALHTELLKKTVLRDMYAIAPDKFLNVTNGVTPRRFMALCNPKLSALITSRIGDRWISDLEHELERIEPFATDPGFQEEWREVKAENKRVLASVIKERTGIVVDPGSLFDIQVKRLHEYKRQHLNVLHVITLYNQLRRGAGASPVPRTVIFAGKAAPGYRMAKLIIKLVNSVASVVNQDRRVSDLLKVVFLPDFNVKHSQPVYPAADLSEQISTAGKEASGTGNMKFAMNGALTIGTLDGANVEIRDAVGHENFFLFGLTAEEIERRKAHGYSPREIYESNPELRQALDLIDSGLFSGGDRELFRPLLVSLLTRDDYLLLADYQSYIDCQRLVSEAYSDPKNWTRMSILNTARVGRFSSDRSIREYCRDIWHASPLPRDGR; this is encoded by the coding sequence ATGAGCCGCAAGAAGTCCGAGAAGCGGAAGGCCGCGTCGGGCGAGGGTGAGAACGTCCGCACCGGACTCGGAGCCGATGCCATCACCGAATCCCTGATCGATAACCTTCACTATCTGCAGGCCCAGGTGCCCGCGCTCGCGAGCCGCAACGAGTGGTACATGGCCCTCGCGGCCTCGGTCCGCGATCGCCTGCTCGACGGCTACATCCAGATGGTGGAAGCGATCGGAGGCGGGCATCCGTCGACGAAGGTCGTGGCCTACCTGTCGGCAGAGTTCCTGACCGGACCGCACCTGGGGAACAGCCTGGTGAACCTCGGGATCCGGGAAGCGACCGAAGAGGCGGTATCGAGAGTCGGCCAGAACCTGGAAGAACTGCTGGAGCAGGAAGAAGAACCAGGGCTCGGAAACGGGGGCCTCGGCCGGCTGGCCGCCTGCTTCATGGACTCGCTCGCGACCCTCGACGTTCCCGCCATCGGCTATGGGATCCGCTACGAGTTCGGGATCTTCGACCAGGCCATCCGCGACGGCTGGCAGGTCGAGCTCACCGACAAGTGGCTTCGCTTCGGAAACCCGTGGGAGATCGTGCGCCCGGGGATCGCCTATGACGTGAAGTTCGGGGGGCGAACCGAGTCCTACCAGGACGAGCAGGGCCGCCACCGGGTCCGCTGGGTTCCGGAGAAGGTGGTCCGGGGGGTCGCCTACGACACCCCAGTGCCCGGGTACCGGACCTCGACCACCAACCTGCTGCGTCTGTGGAAGGCGGAAGCCATCGAATCCTTCGATTTCGATGCGTTCAACGTGGGCGACTATTACCGCGCGGTGGACGAGAAGGTTCTCTCGGAGACGATCTCCAAGGTGCTATATCCGAACGACGAGCCCGAAGTGGGAAAGCATCTGCGGCTGGCGCAGCAGTACTTCTTCGTCTCCTGCTCGCTCCAGGACATGGTCCACATCCATCGGCTGCGAGGGAAGGACCTCCGCGAGCTTCCTCTCTACTGGGCGGCGCAGCTCAACGACACCCATCCCTCCATCGCGGTCGCCGAGCTGATGCGGCTCCTGGTGGACGAGCACTCCATGGACTGGGGGGAGGCCTGGACCATCACCCAGGAAACCTGTGGCTACACCAACCACACGCTCCTTTCCGAGGCGCTCGAGAGGTGGCCGGTCGCGATGTTCCGGAAGTTCCTGCCCCGCCACCTGGAGATCATCTACGAGATCAACCGCCGGTTCCTGGACGACGTCCGGCGCAGCCATCCCGGCGATGATGCCCTCCTTGCGCGGCTCTCCCTCATCGACGAATCGGGGGAGAAGTACGTCCGCATGGCCCACCTGGCGAGCGTGGGGAGCCACGCCATCAACGGGGTCGCGGCCCTCCACACCGAGCTCCTGAAGAAGACGGTGCTGCGCGATATGTATGCCATCGCCCCGGACAAGTTCCTGAACGTGACCAACGGCGTCACGCCGCGCCGATTCATGGCGCTCTGCAATCCGAAGCTGAGCGCCCTCATCACCAGCCGCATCGGGGATCGATGGATCTCAGACCTGGAGCACGAGCTCGAGCGCATCGAGCCCTTCGCCACCGATCCCGGCTTCCAGGAGGAGTGGCGCGAGGTGAAAGCGGAGAACAAGCGGGTCCTGGCCTCGGTAATCAAGGAGCGCACGGGAATCGTGGTGGACCCGGGATCGCTCTTCGACATCCAGGTGAAGCGGCTGCACGAGTACAAGCGGCAGCACCTCAACGTGCTTCACGTGATCACGCTCTACAACCAGCTGCGGCGGGGGGCGGGAGCGAGCCCGGTGCCCCGCACCGTGATCTTCGCCGGCAAAGCGGCCCCCGGATATCGCATGGCGAAGCTCATCATCAAGCTCGTCAACTCCGTGGCTTCGGTCGTGAACCAGGACCGCAGAGTCTCCGACCTCCTCAAGGTGGTCTTCCTCCCCGATTTCAACGTCAAGCACAGCCAGCCGGTCTATCCCGCCGCGGACCTCTCCGAGCAGATCTCGACCGCGGGCAAGGAGGCCTCCGGCACCGGGAACATGAAGTTCGCCATGAACGGTGCCCTCACCATCGGGACGCTCGACGGGGCCAACGTCGAGATCCGCGACGCGGTGGGCCACGAGAACTTCTTCCTCTTCGGCCTGACCGCCGAGGAAATCGAGAGGCGGAAAGCCCACGGGTACTCGCCCCGTGAGATTTACGAATCGAATCCCGAGCTGCGCCAGGCGTTGGACCTCATCGATTCCGGGCTCTTCTCCGGCGGCGACCGTGAGCTCTTTCGACCGCTCCTGGTATCGCTCCTGACCCGGGACGACTACTTGCTGCTCGCGGACTATCAGTCTTACATCGACTGCCAGCGCCTTGTGAGCGAAGCCTACTCCGACCCCAAGAACTGGACCCGCATGTCGATCCTCAACACCGCCCGGGTCGGCCGCTTCTCCTCGGATCGATCGATCCGGGAGTATTGCCGCGACATCTGGCACGCCAGCCCTCTCCCCAGGGACGGGAGATGA